AGATGATTCTCACTCATCTTGTTCGTTCCCTTTGAATGAGATCATTACCAAGGGGATTGCAGCGACAGAGACGCCAAGCAGTCAAGATAGTACCCTTGGCAACACCGTATTTCTTGTAAGCTTGCATCGAATACTCACTACATGTGGGTAAATAGCGACAACTATTTGGCAATAGCGGTGAGATTTCTCCTGCTCACAATTATTCAAGTAAGAACTCAAAGGCACGTGTTATCTTCAATCGGATCGAATTCTGAAACTCTTCGAGTTAGAATCTTAAAACAGAATAAACATCACTATTCTACTTACGTTTGTAGAATTTAAGCATGGATAGTGCAGCTTTAACCCCCAAATTGTCCACTTCGCCATCTGTGCAAACGATTAAAATGCCCTAATTCACCGAAATCTATACATTGAGTACAGAAAAATATTGAGTGAAGAAGAGGCAAGTACCTTGGTCGCTGTTCGCGCTTGAGTTCGATGTGGCGCGCGTTTCGCTTAGGATTAACGAGCGACGGAGCTTCCGGCAATTAAATCGAATACTGAAGCCGGCGGCAGAGCAGGGCCGTTGATGGCAGCGGCCGGCGAAGAAGATTGGGTTCAGGTTTTGGGATGTGTGGCAGTTTGTGGTGGGAAGAACCGCCATGTCAATCTGCTCTAACAGTTACTGCCAACGCCAAtgaagtttgtattttttttaaaaaaaaaggagaagaaatttACGA
This is a stretch of genomic DNA from Cucumis sativus cultivar 9930 chromosome 4, Cucumber_9930_V3, whole genome shotgun sequence. It encodes these proteins:
- the LOC101212636 gene encoding UPF0161 protein At3g09310 isoform X2, with amino-acid sequence MAVLPTTNCHTSQNLNPIFFAGRCHQRPCSAAGFSIRFNCRKLRRSLILSETRATSNSSANSDQDGEVDNLGVKAALSMLKFYKREISPLLPNSCRYLPTCSEYSMQAYKKYGVAKGTILTAWRLCRCNPLGNDLIQRERTR
- the LOC101212636 gene encoding UPF0161 protein At3g09310 isoform X1, which encodes MAVLPTTNCHTSQNLNPIFFAGRCHQRPCSAAGFSIRFNCRKLRRSLILSETRATSNSSANSDQDGEVDNLGVKAALSMLKFYKREISPLLPNSCRYLPTCSEYSMQAYKKYGVAKGTILTAWRLCRCNPLGGSGFDPPRWFDEERLPEPED